In one window of Gossypium hirsutum isolate 1008001.06 chromosome A01, Gossypium_hirsutum_v2.1, whole genome shotgun sequence DNA:
- the LOC107925447 gene encoding protein NLP2, whose translation MEGDGAVPSDFSPNSTFVDAAMDLDLMDELLFEGCWLETNDDFNFMQPAPSTSNDLNQSITVPSNANLHQMHQGETERSVSPPRDGSAVGNASSLLQPGTFIVQGTELGSRWWIGPSAESGSSLSVKERLMQAIGYLKESTKDRDLLIQIWVPVNREGKHVLTTEGQPYSLNTNCKSLEIFRDVSKSYNFPAEEDTKESVGLPGRVFLEKLPEWTPDVRFFRSEEYPRISFAEKYNVGGSLALPVFERANGTCLGVVEIVTTIQKSNYRPELEHVCKALEAVDLRSSPNFTPPNVEACNELYQAALPEIAEVLRSVCKTYKLPLALTWAPCLNQGKSGCRHSYENFYHCVSTVDAACFVADEEFSEFLEACSEHHMFRGQGVVGRAFTTNKQCFATDITAFSKTNYPLSHHARMFGLRGAVAIPLQSIFTGLVEFVLELFLPKDCHDSEAQKQMLNSLSSFMQQACQSLHVVVDKMLEEEVILPVKEVVVASDVRSDNEETQFTVSSAKENSPEESSWIAHMMEAQQKGKGVSVSWEYQKEEPKEEFKVTTHWEDTQLELHDKEVLSDFQQLHQNAESNASVEGGGGDSSSSGGRGILPSKRAGEKRRTKMEKTISLEVLRQYFAGSLKDAAKSIGVCPTTLKRICRHHGITRWPSRKIKKVGHSLRKLQLVIDSVQGAKGAIQIGSFYSSFPELSSPNLSGNGPSSSLKISGHSKPSEPQLENCMFSQGAAALKSPSSSCSRSSGSSTCCSMGVKQHSTSISALCSSDGLIVEDPGGALKRARSDAELHSLNQEEPKLLARSQSHKTLGELPPLETQPGPKTGGQNLRTGGAFRVKATFGEVKIRFSLQPSWGFRDVQQEIAKRFKIEYVSRMCLKYLDDDNEWVLLTCDADLEECRDIYKSSQSHTIKISLHQASHPNLGSSFGSSAPL comes from the exons ATGGAAGGCGATGGTGCTGTTCCCAGTGACTTTTCGCCCAATTCTACCTTTGTGGATGCTGCCATGGATTTGGACCTTATGGATGAACTCTTGTTTGAAGGGTGCTGGTTAGAGACTAATGATGATTTCAACTTTATGCAGCCTGCTCCTTCTACGTCTAATGATCTCAATCAGTCTATTACTGTTCCTTCTAATGCAAACTTACATCAAATGCATCAAGGGGAGACCGAAAGATCAGTTTCTCCCCCTCGTGACGGGTCAGCTGTCGGGAATGCTTCATCATTGTTACAACCTGGAACTTTTATAGTTCAAGGCACTGAGTTGGGCAGTAGATGGTGGATAGGACCAAGCGCAGAATCCGGTTCTTCTTTATCCGTGAAAGAGAGACTAATGCAGGCTATTGGATATTTGAAGGAATCTACAAAAGATAGGGACCTCCTTATTCAAATCTGGGTGCCTGTAAACAGAGAAGGCAAACATGTTCTTACTACTGAAGGCCAGCCATACTCTCTCAATACGAATTGCAAGAGTCTCGAAATCTTTAGAGATGTTTCTAAATCCTATAACTTCCCGGCCGAGGAGGATACAAAGGAATCAGTGGGGTTGCCTGGCCGTGTATTCTTGGAGAAGTTGCCTGAGTGGACACCCGATGTTCGTTTCTTCAGAAGTGAGGAATATCCACGTATTAGCTTTGCAGAGAAGTACAATGTTGGAGGATCTCTTGCTCTTCCTGTTTTCGAGCGAGCAAACGGAACATGTTTGGGTGTTGTTGAGATTGTCACAACTATTCAAAAGAGCAATTATCGTCCCGAACTTGAGCACGTCTGCAAAGCTCTTGAG GCTGTTGATCTAAGGAGCTCTCCCAACTTCACTCCTCCTAATGTTGAG GCTTGTAACGAGTTGTATCAAGCTGCATTGCCTGAGATAGCCGAGGTTCTAAGATCTGTTTGCAAGACATATAAACTGCCTTTGGCTCTGACATGGGCTCCATGCCTGAATCAAGGTAAAAGTGGATGCCGACATTCTTATGAGAACTTTTATCATTGTGTCTCCACCGTGGATGCTGCTTGCTTCGTAGCTGATGAAGAATTTTCAGAATTCCTTGAGGCATGCTCGGAGCACCACATGTTCAGAGGCCAAGGTGTAGTTGGTAGAGCATTCACGACAAACAAACAATGCTTTGCAACTGACATAACAGCCTTCAGCAAGACAAATTATCCTCTCTCTCACCATGCTAGGATGTTTGGATTACGTGGTGCTGTAGCTATTCCACTACAAAGCATTTTTACTGGATTGGTTGAATTTGTTTTGGAGTTGTTCTTACCAAAAGATTGCCATGACAGTGAAGCACAAAAGCAGATGCTGAACTCATTGAGCAGTTTTATGCAGCAGGCTTGCCAGAGCTTGCATGTAGTTGTGGACAAGATGCTGGAGGAAGAAGTGATCCTGCCTGTTAAGGAAGTTGTAGTTGCATCGGACGTTAGATCAGACAATGAAGAAACTCAATTTACGGTTTCTTCTGCAAAAGAGAACTCTCCGGAAGAGTCATCGTGGATTGCCCACATGATGGAGGCTCAACAGAAGGGTAAAGGTGTTTCTGTCTCGTGGGAATATCAAAAGGAAGAACCAAAAGAAGAGTTTAAGGTGACAACTCATTGGGAAGACACTCAATTAGAGTTACATGATAAGGAGGTACTTTCGGATTTTCAGCAGCTTCATCAAAACGCTGAAAGCAATGCTAGTGTTGAGGGAGGTGGGGGTGACTCCAGTTCTTCTGGTGGGCGTGGCATTTTACCCAGTAAAAGAGCAGGTGAGAAGAGACGAACCAAGATGGAGAAGACAATCAGCTTGGAGGTTCTTCGACAATACTTTGCAGGGAGTCTTAAAGATGCTGCCAAGAGTATCGGTG TGTGCCCTACTACTTTGAAAAGGATATGCAGGCACCATGGGATCACTCGATGGCCTTCTCGGAAAATTAAGAAGGTAGGCCACTCTTTAAGGAAACTCCAACTTGTGATTGATTCAGTCCAAGGTGCTAAGGGTGCCATTCAAATAGGGTCGTTTTACTCAAGCTTCCCGGAACTTAGCTCACCAAACCTTTCTGGTAATGGCCCTTCTTCGTCTTTGAAGATCAGTGGGCATTCAAAGCCATCTGAACCTCAACTTGAGAACTGCATGTTCAGCCAAGGAGCTGCTGCTCTGAAGTCTCCATCTTCTTCATGCAGCCGGAGCTCTGGTTCAAGTACCTGTTGTTCCATGGGAGTGAAACAGCATAGTACGAGTATCAGTGCATTATGTAGTTCAGATGGGTTGATAGTGGAAGACCCTGGTGGAGCACTAAAGAGAGCTCGTAGTGATGCTGAATTGCACTCGTTGAATCAAGAGGAGCCTAAGCTGCTAGCAAGATCCCAAAGCCATAAAACATTGGGTGAGCTTCCACCTTTGGAGACACAACCAGGGCCGAAAACTGGTGGCCAGAATCTACGAACCGGGGGTGCCTTCAGAGTAAAAGCAACATTTGGTGAAGTTAAAATAAGGTTCAGCTTGCAACCGAGTTGGGGTTTTAGAGATGTGCAACAAGAGATTGCAAAGCGATTCAAAATCGAATATGTCAGCAGAATGTGTCTCAAGTACTTGGACGATGATAACGAGTGGGTGCTTTTGACGTGTGATGCTGACCTTGAGGAGTGTAGAGATATATACAAATCATCTCAAAGCCACACAATCAAAATCTCCCTCCATCAAGCTTCTCATCCGAATCTAGGAAGTTCATTTGGTAGCAGTGCCCCATTATAA